One window of the Shewanella litorisediminis genome contains the following:
- a CDS encoding substrate-binding periplasmic protein, with amino-acid sequence MSPKRLTLLIFLLLPLWVTAQEPKTLTLVATDLPPFYAESLDSFGPVAVLVQEALQRRGYQVELKFYPFIRATALIKAGKADAIIGLWYRTERENWAYYSRPLQGTEIAFLARKQDRIGYQQLSELKDKRIGISRGYANPAAIAGSKLHTEEADSDETNLRKLQLGRVDLIVISRNVAQYLIAHGPAEYQGQFEFVGEPLAKEVFHLGVSKTRAGSLQLLEDFNLAIQSMEEDGSMATILSPLSTSLN; translated from the coding sequence ATGTCGCCGAAGCGCTTAACCTTGCTGATCTTTCTGCTACTGCCGCTGTGGGTGACAGCGCAGGAGCCCAAAACCCTGACACTGGTGGCAACCGACCTTCCCCCCTTTTATGCTGAGTCACTGGACAGTTTCGGACCCGTGGCGGTTCTGGTACAAGAGGCGCTGCAGCGCCGGGGCTATCAGGTTGAGCTTAAGTTCTATCCCTTTATTCGCGCGACTGCCCTCATTAAGGCCGGCAAAGCGGATGCCATTATTGGCCTCTGGTATCGGACAGAAAGGGAAAACTGGGCCTATTATTCGCGGCCTCTGCAGGGTACGGAAATCGCCTTTCTGGCCAGAAAGCAGGACAGGATTGGCTATCAGCAACTGTCAGAACTCAAAGATAAACGGATTGGTATAAGCCGCGGGTATGCCAACCCGGCAGCCATTGCCGGCAGCAAATTGCACACGGAAGAAGCCGATTCCGATGAGACCAACCTTCGCAAGCTGCAGTTAGGCAGGGTGGATTTAATCGTCATAAGCCGCAATGTGGCACAGTATCTTATCGCCCACGGCCCGGCGGAATATCAGGGACAATTCGAGTTTGTCGGTGAGCCCCTGGCAAAAGAGGTATTTCATCTGGGCGTGTCGAAAACGCGGGCGGGAAGCCTCCAGTTGCTTGAAGATTTCAATCTGGCAATCCAGAGCATGGAAGAAGATGGCAGCATGGCCACCATCCTCTCCCCTTTGAGTACATCACTGAACTGA
- a CDS encoding substrate-binding periplasmic protein, with translation MNRPHLCSAIFSVLLLFSTMASSNETSIRLAAEDSWPPFADAAGEGLSHRLIAKAFALENIAFDTLVVPYNRGLILTEQGKVNAVFNVAMQHNTRERFLFGQEPLFVATASFYQLRRKAPLAADKWSLPKGTRVGIVRGYEYGDEFEKLPNMVLKIVDNQYQLINLLLTDKVDAVVMYDRVAAQFLGTMGVQGEVRAVIANHSSELFLAFDRKNPSSPALAGALDKGLRQLKASGEYHSLIAGIATASRGLRKTAGGVN, from the coding sequence ATGAACCGGCCGCATCTATGTTCAGCAATTTTCAGCGTATTGTTGCTGTTCTCCACCATGGCAAGCAGCAACGAAACCAGTATCAGACTCGCTGCCGAAGACAGTTGGCCCCCCTTCGCCGACGCCGCCGGTGAAGGGTTATCCCACCGACTGATAGCCAAAGCCTTCGCCCTCGAAAACATCGCATTTGACACTTTGGTGGTGCCATACAATCGGGGCTTGATCCTGACGGAACAAGGCAAGGTCAATGCCGTGTTTAACGTGGCCATGCAACACAATACCCGCGAGCGCTTTCTGTTCGGTCAAGAGCCCCTGTTTGTTGCCACCGCGTCTTTCTATCAGCTACGCCGCAAAGCGCCCCTGGCTGCAGATAAATGGTCGCTGCCCAAGGGAACCCGGGTGGGCATAGTTCGGGGCTACGAATATGGCGATGAATTCGAGAAGCTGCCCAACATGGTGCTTAAAATCGTCGACAACCAGTATCAGTTGATTAATCTGCTGCTGACCGACAAAGTGGATGCGGTGGTGATGTATGACCGGGTTGCAGCCCAGTTTTTAGGGACCATGGGAGTTCAGGGGGAAGTGCGCGCCGTGATTGCCAATCACAGCAGCGAGCTGTTTCTGGCATTTGACAGAAAAAACCCAAGCTCTCCAGCGCTCGCTGGCGCTCTGGATAAGGGCCTAAGACAACTTAAGGCCAGCGGCGAGTACCACAGCCTGATTGCCGGTATCGCAACTGCCTCACGGGGATTGAGAAAAACTGCCGGCGGGGTAAACTGA
- a CDS encoding thioesterase family protein → MPQPDFSHARCHSYPVQIFYEDTDFSGVVYHANFIKYFERAREQVIGANELRRLWLEQGLGFAVYRCDMVCNEGVEFADIVEVRSRVLIESKFRTLWQQEIWREGGTRPAVSGYIEMVCLNQQRQLTPMPAHLMAALLEA, encoded by the coding sequence ATGCCACAACCAGATTTCAGCCATGCCAGATGCCACAGTTATCCGGTGCAGATTTTTTACGAAGATACCGACTTCTCGGGCGTGGTGTACCATGCCAATTTCATCAAGTACTTCGAGCGGGCCAGGGAGCAAGTCATAGGTGCAAATGAACTGCGCCGACTTTGGCTGGAGCAGGGATTGGGCTTTGCCGTGTACCGCTGCGACATGGTGTGCAACGAAGGGGTTGAATTCGCCGACATCGTCGAAGTCAGAAGCCGGGTGCTGATTGAAAGCAAGTTCCGCACCCTGTGGCAGCAGGAGATCTGGCGCGAAGGCGGTACGCGCCCGGCGGTCAGCGGCTACATCGAAATGGTGTGTCTGAACCAACAGCGCCAGCTGACTCCCATGCCGGCCCACCTGATGGCAGCCTTACTGGAAGCCTGA
- a CDS encoding TapY2 family type IVa secretion system protein, with product MQTDIRVAAILVALSLSPTVLAATDTQNPGERESFKCFISTNVGDGVYDFSWYAADTARNMAQLAGQRLANSAMAAKGIRVYASEVHECVPLNRDFAAQKARALDEAMAR from the coding sequence ATGCAAACTGACATCCGCGTTGCCGCCATACTCGTGGCACTGAGTCTCTCTCCCACGGTGTTGGCCGCGACTGACACGCAGAACCCTGGCGAGCGCGAGTCGTTCAAGTGCTTTATCAGCACCAATGTGGGCGATGGGGTATACGACTTCAGTTGGTACGCCGCCGATACCGCGCGCAATATGGCGCAGCTTGCTGGGCAGAGGCTGGCCAACTCTGCCATGGCCGCCAAGGGTATCCGGGTTTACGCCAGTGAAGTCCATGAGTGTGTCCCATTGAATCGGGATTTCGCGGCGCAAAAGGCACGGGCACTGGATGAGGCCATGGCACGCTGA
- a CDS encoding metallophosphoesterase — translation MNALNATGMSAGLIGVTLMALAFFPLPVMSKEPAGMPEITQAESGSGSEAATDFHDGPYVILNDARQKQAHWICHRRLITTEVGTTLQRPEHCGALPQPTLFGPYAIDNDHFSGVKTLVALSDVHGQYQVLISLLRAHRVIDEHNHWALGEGHLVMTGDIFDRGPEVNEVLWFMYELDRAARAAGGMVHLLMGNHEQMVLQGDLRYVNDRYHVSSDLIGRPYDALYDSDTEIGQWLRSKNTLVKINDMLFMHGGISPEWLERGLSIGQANDLYRKHIDDDKADIKANTLLNFLFYKGGPTWYRGYFKSELDASQIDALLKHFGVNHIVVGHTSQTRVLGLYDNRIIAIDSSIKLGNAGELLWVEGDTLLRGKYDGSKSPLISD, via the coding sequence ATGAACGCATTAAACGCCACGGGTATGAGCGCTGGCTTGATAGGCGTTACCTTGATGGCGTTGGCGTTTTTCCCTTTGCCTGTTATGTCAAAGGAGCCGGCCGGGATGCCTGAGATTACGCAAGCTGAGTCGGGCTCTGGCTCAGAGGCCGCAACAGACTTTCATGATGGCCCCTATGTCATCCTCAATGATGCGCGCCAAAAGCAGGCCCACTGGATTTGTCACCGCCGTCTGATAACGACAGAGGTCGGCACCACGCTGCAGCGCCCCGAACATTGCGGCGCCCTGCCCCAGCCCACTCTGTTTGGCCCCTATGCAATCGATAACGACCACTTCAGCGGTGTGAAGACACTGGTCGCCCTCAGTGACGTTCACGGCCAGTATCAGGTGCTGATAAGCCTGCTTCGCGCCCACAGGGTGATCGACGAACACAACCACTGGGCACTGGGTGAAGGCCATCTGGTGATGACCGGCGACATATTTGACCGGGGGCCTGAGGTCAACGAGGTCCTCTGGTTCATGTACGAACTCGACCGCGCTGCACGCGCCGCCGGCGGCATGGTGCACCTCTTGATGGGCAATCACGAGCAAATGGTGCTTCAGGGGGATTTGCGCTACGTGAACGATCGCTACCACGTCAGCAGCGACCTCATCGGTCGCCCCTACGATGCCCTCTATGACAGTGACACCGAAATCGGCCAGTGGCTCAGAAGCAAAAACACCCTGGTAAAGATAAACGATATGCTGTTTATGCACGGCGGCATAAGCCCCGAGTGGCTGGAACGTGGCCTCTCCATCGGCCAGGCCAACGACCTGTACCGAAAACACATCGACGACGACAAGGCCGACATCAAGGCTAACACGTTACTTAACTTTTTGTTTTATAAAGGTGGCCCAACCTGGTATCGGGGCTACTTCAAGTCAGAGCTGGATGCATCGCAAATCGATGCCCTGCTCAAACACTTTGGTGTCAACCACATAGTGGTTGGCCATACCTCACAAACCCGGGTGCTGGGTCTTTACGACAACCGCATCATCGCCATCGATTCATCCATCAAACTGGGTAATGCCGGTGAACTGCTTTGGGTTGAAGGGGATACGCTGCTTCGGGGCAAATACGATGGCAGCAAGTCACCGCTTATCAGTGATTAA
- the ettA gene encoding energy-dependent translational throttle protein EttA, with protein MAQFVYSMLRVGKIVPPKKQILKDISLSFFPGAKIGVLGLNGSGKSTLLRIMAGIDTEIEGEARPMPGLKIGYLPQEPQLDPNQTVREAIEEAVGEAKRALTRLDEVYAAYADPDADFDALAKEQGELEAIIQAQDAHNLDNILERAANALRLPEWDAKIEVLSGGERRRVAICRLLLEKPEMLLLDEPTNHLDAESVAWLEHFLQEYSGTVVAITHDRYFLDNAAGWILELDRGEGIPWQGNYSSWLEQKDARLKQEAASESARQKTIAKELEWVRQGAKGRQSKGKARMNRFEELNSSDYQRRNETNELFIPPGPRLGDKVIEVRNLTKSYGDRVLIDNLSFTVPKGAIVGIIGANGAGKSTLFRMLSGAEQPDSGEIEIGETVKIASVEQFRDSMNNKATIWEEISGGQDIMRINNMEIPSRAYVGRFNFRGADQQKIIGTLSGGERNRVHLAKLLQAGGNVLLLDEPTNDLDVETLRALEEALLEFPGCAMVISHDRWFLDRICTHILDYRDEGQVNFYEGNYTEYSTWLKNTYGTDVVEPHRLKYKRMTK; from the coding sequence ATGGCTCAGTTTGTTTACAGCATGCTGCGGGTTGGCAAAATCGTGCCGCCCAAGAAGCAAATCCTTAAAGACATCTCCTTAAGCTTCTTCCCCGGCGCCAAGATTGGTGTTCTGGGTCTGAACGGCTCGGGTAAATCCACATTGCTGCGCATCATGGCCGGTATCGACACCGAAATCGAAGGTGAAGCCCGCCCCATGCCCGGCCTCAAGATTGGCTACCTGCCCCAGGAGCCACAGCTTGACCCGAACCAGACAGTGCGTGAAGCCATCGAAGAAGCCGTTGGCGAGGCCAAGCGCGCCCTGACCCGCCTCGATGAAGTGTACGCCGCCTATGCCGACCCGGACGCCGACTTCGACGCCCTTGCCAAAGAGCAAGGTGAGCTGGAAGCCATCATTCAGGCTCAGGATGCCCATAACCTGGACAACATCCTCGAGCGCGCCGCCAACGCCCTGCGTCTGCCGGAGTGGGATGCCAAGATTGAAGTGCTGTCAGGTGGTGAGCGCCGCCGTGTGGCCATCTGCCGTCTGCTCTTGGAAAAGCCCGAGATGCTGCTGCTGGACGAACCCACCAACCACCTGGACGCCGAGTCTGTGGCCTGGCTTGAGCACTTCCTGCAGGAATACTCAGGTACAGTCGTGGCCATTACCCACGACCGTTACTTCCTCGACAATGCCGCCGGCTGGATTCTGGAACTCGACCGCGGCGAAGGTATCCCGTGGCAGGGCAACTACTCCAGCTGGCTGGAGCAAAAGGACGCCCGTCTGAAGCAGGAAGCCGCCTCCGAAAGCGCCCGCCAGAAGACCATCGCCAAGGAACTGGAGTGGGTGCGTCAGGGAGCCAAAGGCCGCCAGTCCAAGGGCAAGGCGCGTATGAACCGCTTCGAAGAGCTCAACAGCTCCGATTATCAGCGCCGCAACGAGACCAACGAGCTCTTTATTCCGCCCGGACCCCGTCTCGGTGACAAGGTGATTGAGGTGCGCAACCTCACCAAGAGCTACGGCGATCGCGTGCTTATCGATAACCTGTCGTTCACCGTGCCCAAGGGCGCCATCGTGGGCATTATCGGTGCCAACGGTGCCGGTAAATCGACCCTGTTCCGTATGCTGAGCGGCGCCGAGCAGCCAGACAGCGGCGAGATTGAAATCGGGGAAACCGTGAAAATCGCCTCGGTCGAGCAGTTCCGTGACTCCATGAACAACAAGGCCACCATCTGGGAAGAAATTTCCGGCGGTCAGGACATCATGCGCATCAACAACATGGAAATTCCAAGCCGCGCCTACGTGGGCCGCTTTAACTTCCGTGGCGCGGATCAGCAAAAGATCATCGGCACCCTCTCCGGTGGTGAGCGTAACCGGGTGCACCTGGCCAAGCTGCTGCAGGCCGGCGGCAACGTGCTGCTGCTCGACGAACCCACCAACGATCTGGACGTGGAAACCCTGCGAGCCCTGGAAGAAGCCCTGCTGGAATTCCCCGGCTGCGCCATGGTGATTTCCCACGACCGTTGGTTCCTCGACCGTATCTGTACTCACATCCTCGACTACCGTGATGAGGGTCAGGTGAACTTCTACGAAGGTAACTACACCGAGTACTCTACCTGGCTGAAGAACACCTACGGCACCGACGTGGTTGAGCCGCATCGTCTCAAGTACAAGCGCATGACCAAGTAA
- a CDS encoding putative bifunctional diguanylate cyclase/phosphodiesterase yields MVYLIAFLAACLFSLVWLWYRHSRRTELFLHRLTQELLSKGEQRQPLMLTDIPESFSALVQAIQHVLLHTPLHTTKDKLTGLPNRVGFKRAITHSMPLTSGTLVLIDLYRFRYVNDLFGFAFGDTLLQLFADRLRLMPKKPRQMARMNGDEFLLYFDTCLDDKGLLEIKQLLQQPFSIQDTPVSVRLQIGYVQLAEHHADVSQMLRRADLALKRARSDKDMIAAYQQDDDISQRRELFIINSLPKALAHNQLYLVYQPKESLHHGGCDQVEALIRWEHPELGLISPGEFIPLAEYAGMIDLVSAWALEQVLMQQVRWRAEGIHIRVAVNLSVEDMQEGNLPSMVEAALARYHLPGEVLALEITESTLMSNLARATDNIVKLRDMGVKVAIDDFGTGHSSLAYLKDLPADEVKIDRAFLDGIMEQERARNIMTTSIQLAKRLGFEVTVEGVESDALRKMLAAMGADNIQGQYFARPMRALELEMDLRRLGIARRA; encoded by the coding sequence GCCCCTGATGCTGACCGATATCCCCGAGTCTTTTTCAGCCCTGGTTCAGGCGATTCAGCATGTATTGCTGCATACACCGTTGCACACCACCAAAGACAAGCTTACCGGCTTGCCCAACCGGGTTGGATTCAAGCGGGCCATCACCCACTCCATGCCGCTCACATCTGGCACCCTGGTATTAATCGACCTCTATCGTTTCCGCTATGTGAACGACCTTTTCGGTTTCGCCTTTGGCGATACCCTGCTGCAATTATTCGCCGACCGATTACGCCTGATGCCGAAAAAGCCCCGTCAGATGGCGCGTATGAATGGCGACGAATTTTTGCTCTATTTCGATACCTGCCTGGATGACAAGGGGCTGCTTGAAATCAAACAACTGTTGCAGCAGCCCTTCAGCATTCAGGACACGCCGGTGTCCGTCAGGTTACAAATAGGCTATGTGCAGCTGGCAGAGCATCATGCCGATGTCAGTCAAATGCTCAGGCGTGCCGATTTGGCGCTCAAACGGGCCCGCAGCGATAAAGATATGATAGCGGCGTATCAGCAGGATGATGACATCAGTCAGCGCCGTGAGCTTTTTATTATCAATAGCTTGCCAAAGGCATTGGCGCACAATCAGCTGTATCTGGTATACCAGCCCAAAGAGTCGCTGCACCATGGCGGCTGTGATCAGGTTGAGGCCCTTATCCGTTGGGAACACCCTGAGCTGGGGCTGATTTCTCCCGGTGAGTTTATTCCCCTGGCCGAATATGCAGGGATGATAGATTTGGTCAGTGCCTGGGCACTGGAGCAGGTGCTGATGCAGCAGGTGCGCTGGCGCGCCGAAGGCATACATATTCGGGTGGCGGTGAACCTGTCGGTAGAGGATATGCAGGAAGGCAATCTACCGTCGATGGTTGAGGCTGCACTGGCGCGTTATCATCTCCCCGGTGAGGTGCTGGCGCTGGAGATCACTGAAAGCACTCTGATGTCCAATCTGGCCCGCGCTACAGACAATATCGTCAAACTCAGGGACATGGGCGTAAAAGTTGCCATCGACGATTTTGGTACGGGTCACTCTTCACTGGCGTACCTGAAAGATTTGCCCGCCGATGAGGTGAAAATCGATCGGGCATTCCTCGATGGCATCATGGAACAGGAACGTGCGCGCAATATCATGACCACCAGTATCCAGCTGGCCAAGCGCCTCGGTTTTGAGGTGACTGTGGAGGGCGTGGAGTCCGACGCCCTTCGCAAGATGTTGGCGGCTATGGGCGCTGACAACATTCAGGGGCAATATTTTGCCAGACCGATGCGGGCGCTTGAGCTGGAAATGGATTTGCGGCGTCTGGGCATCGCCAGACGCGCCTGA
- a CDS encoding pilus assembly protein, with the protein MSNELPPSTMAASLRACARFTPSTRHIKAGLISLIAYLSSAPLWADDTSLYVYESSSRSDERPQVLVIFDNSGSMDTTVYGVNPSFSNAGGDVSEGEQIYYSLDAAETPPNPGNPAEKRFFTFNRNACASSYEFLEKQGVFTGFMRHYVYSGQTGSWEEFPRSDGASIRMVECFEDIQDKNYDNGSVAKDGLPVDGEGRRGSPLPFYRVSSGSKEAVKELAMSKAKNTGFGTGRIVTLYTKTYLNWYHGEKKKVNRTRIDIAKEAVANVLLTTPGVDFGLAIFNSNVYEGYDDGGRIIAGIKPATASNKKDLIEAVDLLKGTTWTPLCETLYEAYRYFSGGEVWFGDDDPTLKPYRDKDAIDANNRYKSPFKTCQNRAYIVYVTDGEPTRDSNANKLVYDLTGGVDAYTSSPASYLSSLSSWMNTHDVNPNMVGDQSVSTYTIGFSQGAASAAGLLRHTAEKGGGKYYDATNVDDLQKSLMQVFKNILEKNASFTAPSVASNNFNRIQTFDSVYYSMFLPNRGPRWSGNLKKFKVTESGDIIDVNKAGVIDSDGNIAKSACSHWSSSADCSAGDGNDVRRGGAAGMLQRMQAKDRNLLSDVGGLKPLTLSAASTKAGGNGALATFLGVDESEVANLIDWARGVDVDDDNDNGNRTEMRADIMGDPLHSKPLAINFGSESSPDIRVMVGTNHGVLHMFKDAGNSVSESWAYLPWEMLPKQATLRENLPSGRHSVYGIDGSPVAWVKSGASGIQKAWLFFGLRRGGDAYYALDITNPDTPRFMWRIDGSSPGMDLLGQSWSKPVVTFIPGRESSPVLIFGGGYSPSNKDIPGVGTPDNLGTAVFIVDAATGNLVHSFGPNNAGNMTVMPGIKDSIPNEVAVLDANNDGLIDRIYATDTGGNVWRMDLPGAAPKDANRRWSAFKFASLGGMTTGSDRRFFAGPVVAQTALNSTLEYTSRENGRTSTVTTVQTIPYDAVVVGSGIRPAPQDDQREDMFFTLQDRNIGIRSFDGSNKDRLPPSALTLADLYDVTSAPPTTKEEEVRFGKLRGWYYNFTRKGEKSLSAGSIIRGRVFFTSYVPGSAAAPGTNQCLIPGKGYLYGFDLHRGTRSYSKTYLEMGESVPDTPQLVVPSSKTMYLIGIGKSPELMVKTRCEDNNEHCDGCPPGDEKCIGGGMNTRKIYYYAN; encoded by the coding sequence ATGAGTAACGAACTTCCTCCATCAACCATGGCGGCCAGCCTCAGGGCTTGCGCTCGCTTTACGCCATCGACCCGGCATATAAAGGCGGGTCTGATAAGTCTGATAGCTTACCTCTCTTCGGCGCCCCTGTGGGCCGATGATACTTCTTTGTACGTCTATGAGTCCTCCAGCCGTTCAGACGAGCGGCCCCAGGTGCTGGTCATATTTGACAACTCTGGCAGCATGGACACCACCGTATATGGCGTGAATCCGTCGTTTTCCAATGCAGGCGGGGACGTATCAGAAGGCGAACAGATTTATTACAGCCTCGATGCGGCAGAGACGCCCCCAAACCCCGGCAACCCAGCGGAAAAGCGTTTCTTTACCTTTAATCGCAATGCATGCGCCAGCTCTTATGAGTTCCTTGAGAAGCAGGGCGTTTTCACGGGTTTTATGCGCCACTATGTGTACAGTGGTCAAACCGGCAGCTGGGAAGAGTTCCCCCGCAGCGACGGCGCCAGCATTCGCATGGTGGAGTGCTTTGAAGATATTCAGGATAAGAATTACGACAATGGCAGCGTGGCCAAAGATGGCCTTCCGGTAGACGGCGAAGGTCGCCGGGGTAGCCCTTTACCCTTTTATCGCGTCTCCAGTGGCAGCAAAGAGGCGGTCAAAGAGCTGGCGATGTCCAAGGCAAAAAATACCGGGTTCGGTACCGGCCGAATCGTCACCCTGTACACAAAGACCTACCTCAACTGGTATCACGGCGAGAAAAAGAAGGTTAATCGCACCCGCATCGACATTGCCAAAGAGGCGGTGGCCAATGTGCTTCTAACCACACCCGGTGTGGATTTCGGTTTGGCGATTTTTAACAGCAACGTTTACGAGGGCTATGACGACGGTGGACGTATTATCGCTGGCATTAAACCTGCCACCGCAAGCAATAAAAAGGATTTGATTGAAGCCGTCGATTTACTGAAAGGAACGACCTGGACGCCACTGTGTGAAACCCTCTATGAGGCGTATCGCTATTTTTCCGGTGGTGAAGTCTGGTTTGGTGATGACGACCCCACCCTCAAGCCCTATCGCGATAAAGACGCTATTGATGCAAATAACCGCTATAAGTCGCCATTCAAGACATGCCAGAACCGCGCCTATATCGTTTATGTCACCGACGGTGAACCTACCCGCGACAGTAATGCCAACAAGCTGGTGTACGACTTAACCGGTGGCGTGGATGCCTATACCTCAAGCCCGGCCAGTTATTTAAGCTCGCTCTCGTCCTGGATGAACACCCACGACGTTAACCCCAATATGGTCGGCGACCAGAGCGTGTCTACTTACACTATTGGTTTCAGTCAGGGGGCGGCTTCGGCGGCAGGACTGCTGCGTCATACCGCCGAAAAGGGTGGGGGTAAGTATTATGACGCCACCAACGTGGACGACTTGCAGAAATCACTGATGCAGGTGTTTAAAAACATTCTGGAAAAGAATGCCAGCTTTACTGCGCCCTCGGTTGCCAGCAACAACTTCAACCGTATTCAGACCTTTGATTCTGTCTACTACTCGATGTTTTTGCCAAACCGGGGGCCCCGTTGGAGCGGAAACCTGAAAAAATTCAAGGTCACTGAGAGTGGCGACATCATCGATGTCAATAAGGCCGGGGTCATTGACAGTGATGGCAATATCGCCAAAAGCGCCTGTTCCCATTGGAGCAGCAGCGCCGATTGCAGTGCAGGGGATGGCAACGATGTGCGCCGTGGCGGCGCTGCCGGTATGCTGCAGCGCATGCAGGCCAAGGATCGTAATCTGTTGTCGGACGTGGGCGGGCTTAAGCCGCTCACCCTGAGCGCCGCCAGCACCAAGGCTGGTGGAAATGGTGCCCTTGCCACCTTCCTCGGGGTTGATGAGTCTGAGGTGGCCAACCTGATTGATTGGGCCCGTGGTGTTGACGTGGACGACGACAATGACAACGGCAATCGCACCGAAATGCGTGCCGATATTATGGGCGACCCCCTGCACTCCAAACCGCTCGCCATCAACTTCGGCAGTGAGAGCTCGCCAGACATTCGGGTGATGGTGGGCACCAACCACGGTGTGTTGCACATGTTTAAAGACGCAGGCAACAGTGTGTCTGAATCCTGGGCCTATCTGCCATGGGAAATGCTGCCAAAGCAGGCCACACTGCGGGAAAACCTGCCCTCAGGTCGCCACTCGGTTTACGGTATCGATGGCTCACCCGTGGCTTGGGTGAAAAGCGGCGCTTCCGGCATTCAAAAAGCCTGGCTGTTTTTCGGTCTTCGCCGTGGTGGCGATGCCTACTATGCCCTGGATATTACCAACCCGGATACGCCACGCTTTATGTGGCGCATTGATGGCAGCAGCCCGGGGATGGATTTGCTCGGCCAAAGCTGGTCCAAGCCTGTGGTGACCTTTATCCCGGGCAGAGAGTCGAGCCCTGTGCTGATTTTTGGCGGTGGCTACAGCCCGTCAAACAAAGATATTCCCGGTGTGGGTACGCCGGATAATCTGGGTACGGCGGTGTTTATTGTTGATGCCGCCACCGGCAATTTGGTGCACAGTTTTGGCCCCAACAATGCCGGTAACATGACAGTGATGCCCGGCATCAAAGACAGCATTCCCAATGAAGTCGCGGTACTCGATGCCAATAATGATGGACTCATAGACCGCATCTACGCCACAGATACCGGCGGCAATGTGTGGCGCATGGATTTACCGGGGGCAGCGCCCAAGGATGCCAACAGGCGTTGGTCTGCCTTTAAGTTCGCCTCCCTTGGCGGTATGACAACTGGCTCCGACAGGCGATTTTTTGCAGGTCCTGTGGTGGCTCAAACGGCATTGAACAGCACTCTGGAATACACCAGTCGCGAGAACGGCCGCACCAGTACTGTCACCACGGTACAAACCATTCCCTATGATGCCGTGGTGGTGGGCAGTGGAATTCGCCCGGCCCCTCAGGACGACCAGCGGGAAGATATGTTCTTCACCCTGCAGGACCGCAATATCGGCATACGTTCCTTCGATGGCAGCAACAAGGACAGATTGCCTCCGTCTGCTCTGACGTTGGCGGATCTTTATGATGTCACCAGCGCACCTCCAACCACCAAAGAGGAAGAGGTGCGTTTTGGTAAGCTGCGTGGCTGGTATTACAACTTCACCCGTAAAGGCGAAAAGAGCCTGTCTGCGGGCTCCATCATCCGGGGGCGGGTGTTTTTCACCTCCTACGTGCCCGGCAGCGCCGCAGCGCCCGGTACCAATCAGTGCCTTATTCCCGGAAAGGGCTATCTCTATGGCTTTGATTTGCACAGGGGGACTCGCTCTTACAGCAAAACCTATCTGGAAATGGGGGAAAGTGTACCCGATACGCCCCAGCTGGTGGTGCCAAGCAGTAAAACTATGTACTTGATTGGTATAGGTAAGTCGCCTGAATTGATGGTGAAAACTCGCTGTGAGGATAACAACGAACACTGTGATGGTTGTCCGCCGGGGGACGAGAAATGTATCGGCGGCGGCATGAATACCAGGAAGATTTATTACTATGCAAACTGA